The nucleotide sequence AGTTATAAAACGTGATGACCCACCTATGTCGTGAATATACTTGGCCTGTTTGAATGAATAAATACAAGTGTCTGCATCATGTCCTCTTCACAGAAGGCCAATACTTTAACCCCATTGTCATAACTAGAATGTTCAGGCTGGTATGTCTGGGGAACTTTGGAGTGAATACAGCGGGCCTACAGTATAGTTCTCTTGGCCCATAGTTCAATAGTTCCACCCTATCTAGAGTTGTGTAAGGCCTATACCTTAGGATGATCCAAGGAAAGGGTAGATGGTTTTTGAATAATTTAATTAAGAAAGAGATAATAATTTATTGGGGTCAATTTCCAATTATTATTAGTCAATTCTATAGTTTGGGAAACACCAGTGATTTAAGTTAGAAGGTAATGTCATCTAAAACAATAACATGTTTCCATTAAGTGGAACTATGTCCAAAATTGAAGTAGATCCAAGTAAATGTTTTTAGTACCAGCAGCAACTTTTTGAAGGACCTAGCAGATTTGTTAACCAACAGGTTTCATATTTTGACTAGCTGATgttacagggacagtcagtacaggacataccaatttgtaagtcgctctggataagagcgtctgctaaatgacttaaatgtaaatgtaatatgtcaTTGCAATAGGTCAAAATGATAAGATTCCAAGAAAGGGGCTCTGGGATTGTTTACTTTAGAAGCCGCCTATTCTGCTTAACAGGACACTGTATCATCTGATGTGTCTGAAGTAAGATGTTTTAAGACTGACTAAGTTTACCAATGATTCTGTATCTCTCCCTTTGAAAGGCTTCCTGAGGCAGGTGCCTTAATTATAAGCAGGTTTAGCATAGGTGGAGTTGCGGTATAAGTTAATAGACCAGTTCCAAACCCCTCTGCTAATAACAGCTAGTTTCAGGTTTGACTACATTTCCCTCCCATTAGGCTCTTCTTCTCTGATGACTTGATCCACACTGTGGTTAATGCACCACTTTGTTGCCCTTCCCgtccccactcagaccacaccCAGACAGTCCATTAACATTTTGCCATGAGAAATAGATTTTTGCTAAAAAAcaactatttttgtttctttttgaccccTTTAACAGAAAAGTATTACAGTAAGGTACCAGTTGTTAACTAGAAATCATTTAATAGTGAGATAAAAcagaataaatcaaataaaaacagctgcattgggccTTCAACATGCAGGAAATTAGTTTTAAATgcaatagaaaatctgtggggAAACCTGGGCTTGGTTTGCACTCTGTTCACCCTGACCAAAAGTTACACTTCCAGTGTAGCAAGTAAGACATTTGACTGCTTTTGCGAGTCCCCAGTATAGCTCCTAGTCCTAAACTAATCTACTGTAATTATTTGCTGTTTGGTTATTGTTTTAAAAAATCACCTGCTTAATGCGGCAACCCTGGAGTAGAGCAGGCTCAACTTGCCCGGCTGCCAGAAATGCCAGAAATTGTCCATCTCTTAAACAATGCGGATTAACCAGAAAACTCAGTTTGAGGTTTACTGGAATTCTTAACAGTTTTGTTGTTTTCAACAAACAACTTTAGAGGCTTTAGAAGCAAGCTCAACTTACCAAATTACCATATTTTTTTGCATTAACCAACATACAATTTTGGAACTTCAAGAAGCTATTTTGATAAATGTTATTGGTACTAGAGTCATGAAAAGTTCAGAGAGCATTGAGGGGAGTTACTTCTTTAAATAAatgtacaaaaatataaattgGCAAAAATGGAGTTCATTAGACAGTGACGATATAAACCTTCATAAAAATATGTTTGATCATAATATTTTATATGAGACATACTAGGATAATCCAAATATAAGGAAAAATAACAACAAATAAACGTTCCCACTCCTTTCTTTTTGTATAGAATATGCTTTGATTGTTGATCAATATACTATTATGAAGTCGTCAATAGACAGTTTTCCATGCCAAGTATTGTTTTTACGATACATTTCTCAAAGCTCATACACTCATGCAATACAGGCCTACTTCTTTAGACGGTTTTAGGCTATATAAAAAGTGTTGTAACTCAGTCAGAAATCAGACTTTTCACATAGATCTTCCGCCGGAGACCCCAAGGATGCCCACAAAGTTGTAGCCTGATGTTGAATAAGCCGAAATGTCAAAGCTAGTCACGTCCTTCTTATCTATGTGAAAATGCTGAAAATCTGAAATGGACACCTTTTTTGTTATTGtcttttaaaggggcaatctgtgatTGCTACATCATTTTTTTTGAGAGAGACAAATAATCATGTGTTTTTGCAAAATGCTATATTTCCACCTCACTCTCAGAAAAATAggtagtactgctaggttttacactctcaaatgtaacaaataactacattaaaaatatataaaaaaaatattttaaaattttaaaaataataatcatattatatttgacattttagtgattgagcagatgctcttatccagagcgacttacagtaagtgcattcatctcAAGATTGCTAGGTGAGAAAAGCACATATCACAGGACATGAACAACAATGGATATATAGCGTTTtgcaaaaaatacaaaaataaatgtcATACACATGTAAAAATCTATGTGATGGCAAATGTGAAAACGGTAATATTTTAGACACACATGAAGGTACCcataagcaatcatttctgacaagaaaaacacaaatgtgaaaaCGGTAATATTTTAGACACACATGAAGGTACCcataagcaatcatttctgacaagaaaaacacaaatgtgaaaaGTTGGTGGATATAGCtttttggaaataaactcttcaaTTGAAAACAAACACTGTAGgctatagcctcaaaacatggtcaAAACGATACGTTTTACATAATGGATGATCAGTCTTTGCATCAATAGTACTGTCTATAAATTTGATGGTTACATTTATTTCAGCCCCATTCcgcagctgtttaccaaaaccaGGCAGGGTgaacactttgttattgttttaacTGGAGATTGTCCATTTGAACAGAGAGATGAAACTCATAATGCACTTTGTCTTGGTCATTTATGTATCACAGTTCCACTTCATGGTCATGGAAAGGTAGTCTAACGTGAGACAGATGcaccacataacatatcataggTTGCACAGAAGGAAGCCTGGCATTGACTCTGTGTGGTTGATGTTGTTACAATTTGAAATTCACcggtgagaaacacacacacacacacacacacacacacacacacacacacacacacacacacacacacacacacacacacacacacacacacacacacacacacacacacacacacacacacacacacacacacacacacacacacacacacacacacagtttgataAAAGGCCTGAAAAGCACTGGCCCGCCGGGCAAGTCAGCAGTATTTGTTGGTTGTCCAAATGTTAGGGTCACTTGCCCCAAAATGTGAAACTAGTTGTTTGAACGCAAAAATGGCATCATAACATGTCTGTTAACATGTCTGTTAATCAAACAACAGCAAGGAAACAGAAAAATCTAATTTAATGGCCTGCTACATTGTATGCATAACATTTGCAGAGTGAgacatgcacctgtgtaatgatcatgcagtttaatcaacatcaggtggatggattaccttggcaaaggatgaatgctcactaacagggatgtaaacacatctttgcacacaatttgagagaaataaactttttgttgtatatggaatatttctgggatatttgatttcagctcatgaaaaatgggaccaacactttacatattacgtttgtatttttgttcagaataCAGTGTCTTCATCAATATTGACACACTGACACCATCCATCCAGTGTCTGATTCTGAGAGAAAAAGAGCAAACAGAGAGGGCAGTAAAGGCAAGTAAGTTTCCCCTTTCCCCTCCCAGCATCACTCAATGCTGCCTTCAAGAGCTCACTGGTCTCCCGACCCCGCCTCCATGGGAGGGGCCACAGAAGGAGGATATTAACACGGTAGCGTTCGGAGTGAATAGGAAGACCTACTATTGGAACAAGGTGAGATTAACGTTGTCTATCAATACTGCATTTATGTAGCCTAAGTAAACAGTTTAGCATTAATGTTGTATTTGGAGTTTAATGTAACACAATAGCTGTGGATATGTGATGACTGGTTCACATCTAACAGCCGATACTGTTTTCGGCAGTTGTAAGACTCAGCTCTGCTGTTTGAGGTAACGTTAGTAAAATTCCACATGTTAATTAGCTAAAGACTTGCGACGAGACGGATAGGCTACGTTTTACCAAAATAACAGTGCGCTTTCTGTGTTCCAGTTATTATTTTTGCTGCAGTTTTTTTACATAAAAAAACGTGGTGTGTAACCTTTTAATATagcttggcaagtcagttaagaacattcttatctTGGCTAGCAGTTAGGCTAGCTTGCTGCTTTGTGGTCTGTTTCTGGTGCATGATTTTCATGATTCTCGTTTGCTACGACACCTGACTACAACAGTGGCAACTTTGTTTTCGTAACGTTTAACCCAAAGTCCGGCAGAAGGCGATATTGAGTCGTGTAATTTTTACCATCCAAGGAGCCGTCAATACATTAGTATCCCTTGTGGACCGGCTCGTACCGAAAGGCTTCGATTTCCTCATGAACTTTATTTAATGCAGAGGGGGTGGGTATGCCTACTTTCCTTATGAAACACCATTTTCCACCACTATGCTAATCCCAGATGGTGCATTCAGCCACTCGGGTTTAAACTCAGACCAGAGCTGTtagaatacccatactaacatactgtatacgaCATACTTCATGagtatatactattagttcattttaggaTACTGTAAACGAACAGTCCTTTCAGTTGAGTTTACTAAATGAGCTCTTTGCCAGTCTGTCtgttttgtaaattcagagcgtttaaCTCTCGGGGTCGCACCCTGGACCCTCCAgaccgaggagtagggttgatttgagTGTTGTGTATAACCGGAGTCAAGCACCCAATCTAACGTTgactagctacttccagacacgcATGAGACCACAGActattttactcgccctagcagagccgTTTAGGCAGTTCTCATGtccgttggtgactgcaactgttgctggcaacaatttaattacgtttTGTTTGCTGACACCGcccatattcaactggtgttgagcGCTCGTAAATGTAATTATTCTGCGTTTATAGGAGTGTGCTCTGAAATGGGAGTAACATTAGATGGCCAGAGCGAATATACGAAAGCCCCTGAATGTCGATTGAGAACGCACAACGACTACACTATTTAGCTAAACTAAGAATGAGTCAAGACGATATGTAGTTAGTTAATATAATGGCACGTTTGATATATaagtagccaactaacgttaggtgGCTAGCTAACACAAAATTACCGGTACTATTGTAAAGTTATGCTATGTGTTTAGTAATTTGTTAGCTATGCTGTCCTTATCAGCCAAGGTAACTTAATTTTAAAATtcttactttattacattgctcaacattttcatAAATTTGTAACTCGTTAAAGCACTACATTTGTATTCGCTCTTTATACGTCCGCTGCATATTTCCTTCAAATCTGAAAACTACGGGAAGCCACAGCCATTTACATATTAAGAATTTCATTACGGGACCTAAAGTACTGAAATAGTGTCCTCTGCATGTCGTAGTAAATTCGCCAAAATATTAAGTATACATctgggaacttttggcatacgcactatatccatactatgactaataagcatactatatactcaattacGTCACAAATggtatgagtattcgaacacagctcagGGGTTCCGTTTCTTTTAGCGTGCTGCGTTAGCAACATCGCATTAGTGGAAACCAAGACTGTTTTAAAGGCAGACCTGGTTGTAACTAGATATGTTCGCGTCATATCGGAACATTTTAGCTAATCCTTAACttatgcagcaggttaggagaattagatTATCTTAACCTGTTGTAGGCCTATCTTAACCGTGCTTTAGAATGATCAGTGACCCGATGCTTATCACATCATCTCTGGGGATTCTGTACTTTTCCACCCTCCCTCCACACCTGGCTCTCTACCTGTACCAGGTGTTGTTGACTAGAGTCATTGGTGTGTTGCCTGGACACAGTCCTTTAGAGACTGATGTGGTGATACTCAGGAGGCCAGTGTTTCTCATTTGGCACTCACTCGGTTAAAGCATTCTGCCCACATCCCTACAGAAATGGGATAATGCCATTGCGCTTTATTTTAGAAATGATCATGGCCCTGTTCCAACATCTCCAAATCATACAGCATTATTAGTGTGTTTTTGCTACCATAAGGTGACTGGAGAGAATTTAAGGCGGGTTATAGCCTCGCAATATGGACGTGTGTGTATCGCGTACGACAGTTTGCTAAACCCCCAATTTGTTGCGCATGCAAATCCTAGAATCTCCACCTTTGCCAGAATTTAGTAAGCAATTTACTCTGTTGATAAATGAGGCCTCAGGCCTTTAAATGTTAGATTCTGCTGCTGGGAAGTCATGCTCACCGGTCTTCgttgtcccaaattgcacccgatttcctatgtagtgcactccattaaaccagggctctggtcaaaagcagtgcactatattgggaatagggtgccatttggggacaCTGTGTACCCTACCTGACGCACTACCCGACATGCCATGTGATGTGTATTGATGAGAAAACGATAGGTGTTTTGTGACAGGTACAATCTAGAATTcagtttaatctaactgcttgttGTGCATCACTGTCTCCATACTGTAATTATTGTCTGTCAGTTGCAGGAGTCATGGTAAAGTGCATAGCCATAGTTCTGTCAGGGTGTGGGGTCTACGATGGGACAGAGATCCACGAGGCATCTGCTGTGCTGGTCCACCTCAGCAGAGCTGGAGCTAAGGTAAGGACTCTTTAACGTTTCTATGGGTAGTTCAAACTTAAGCTTCTCATGCTAACCTGACTGTAGAAGCCCATTAATCTATAGTTAGATTCCTGTGACAACTtcagacatcctctagtctagAAAGTGGTGCAGAGTTGGCATTGACGTGCATGTTGTCAATCAATATGCCTCTGACTGCTCCTTTTACTGCTGTATTTCTAATCGTAGTCTCCCCCTGAGTGCTTGTCGTTGGGAATGCAGGTTCCAATCTCATTAGCATGGACACTACTATCACACTCCTTCTGGCCTGTACTGTAGATGTACAGTATTGACAGTCTAAACCCTCATCACCTCAGGTCCAGATGTTTGCCCCTGACGTGGATCAGATGCATGTGGTGAACCACTGCGAGGGGAAACCCACGGCGGAGAAACGCAACGTCCTGCAGGAGAGCGCTCGTATTGCACGCGGTGATGTGTCAGACCTTACCAAACTGGACATTACCGCTTTCGACGCCCTCGTCATCCCAGGTAAGCATTACTCCTTAATTTATACCATCATTATGTACCTCAATCACTATCACTCCATTATATACCTCCGGCACTATCATTCTTCCATTATCATCAGCATACAACCCTTACTCACCCTTTACCTTTCTGCTCTCTACTGTGCTCAACCCAACTGTTGTGTCCTGTAGGTGGTTTTGGTGTGGCCAAGAACctgtctgactgggctgtgaaGGGGAAGGAGTACACAGTTCAGCCCCAGGTAGAGAAGCTGATTAAGGGGTTCCACGGCGTAGGCAAGCCCCTGGCTATGTGCTGCATCTCCCCTGTCCTAGCTGCTAGGGCCCTGCCCGGTTGTGAGATCACTGTGGGACAGGACAGCGAGTGTGAGAggtgggttactgtgtgtgtgtgtacagtatgactCTGTTTGAATGTAAGAGGTATGTGTTTTTAGCCCCTGCTGCTCTTCTCCCTCCCACCACTAGATGGCCCTATGCCCAGACGGCAACCACCATGACTGAGCTGGGCTGTAAACACGTGAATAAGAATGTGGGGGAGGTGCACGTCGACGTAAAGAACAAGCTGGTCACCACCTCTGCCTTCATGTGTAACGCTCCAATACAcgaggtgtttgatggggtgggTGTCATGGTTACAGAGCTGCTCAAACTGGCCTAGAAAGTCTGGGAATCAGAATGCTGATTTtgtctttgtcccaaatggcaccctattcccttgttGTAGTgcttatgggccctgatcaaaataAGTGCACTGTATAGGATGTCATTTAGGACTCTCTTAGAATCATGTTTGTTTTCCAGGAGAGCATCCTGATCTGATTTTACTACAGTGTCACTTACGGGATTGTTTAAAAAGCTGAAACAGACATCAGAAGCTACATGTTTCTGTTGCACCATATGTACTGTGATCAAAATTGTAATAAAAGTGATGTAAAATAATCAATTCTGGAATGACTTATCATTAGTGGTTCGAGCAGTGCCGCTAGGTGAAATCCAATTTGTATTTggtgttttattattattattattaggggtTCAGCAGTGATGCTTGTGCATCCTTATTTCGATGCCCAACttccactggtgtgtgtggccaaagagctctattttcatgtcatccaactAATTTAAACTGCCGTTTGATAAATGGCACTTGGATTGAAACCCATGCTATGGTCAAATTGtatgcacaccagtggtgggtttggtgttGCAACAAGGATGCATGAGCAGAAAAGAACCCCATgcctactgtaaaatattgtggtggatctttgatgtgaTGGGGATATTTTGCGTCCCCTGTAATCGGCTATTTCAAGACTCATTTCAAACCACCTTTGTAGGTGTGCTATTTTGTTTTTCCGCATTGTTTGTAATTTATTTTGTAGTTGTTGCTAACATCTCTTTATGACCGAAAATGGCTTCTGGTTATCAGAACAGCGACTTCACCTCGAACTAGACAAAGATGTATATCCTTTGCGTTGGATTCAAAGAAAAACATCtcagaccaggcccaaatccttGTCAATCGCGTGAAGAAAGGATGGAACTCTAGCGATCGGAGATCAGAATGCCTTGTGAAAATTTGTCCAAGTGTGTAACCCGCCTCTACCGTCTATTCTATTGGCCAGtgtgcaatcactggaaaataaactggatgagctccattTGATACTTCTGATTTTTAATTATTGACCCAAACGGGACAATAATTAAAAAcgatcttatgtttcaccgagtcgtggctgaacgacactAATATATAGTTGGatgggttttccgtgcatcgggAGGACGGAACATCCacatctggtaagacgaggggtggtggggtgttggaGTGTATTTTgtcaacagctggtgcgcgatgtcttaAGGAAGTCTCGCGGTATTGCTCACccgaggtagagta is from Oncorhynchus gorbuscha isolate QuinsamMale2020 ecotype Even-year linkage group LG19, OgorEven_v1.0, whole genome shotgun sequence and encodes:
- the LOC124005029 gene encoding glutamine amidotransferase-like class 1 domain-containing protein 3, mitochondrial; the encoded protein is MVKCIAIVLSGCGVYDGTEIHEASAVLVHLSRAGAKVQMFAPDVDQMHVVNHCEGKPTAEKRNVLQESARIARGDVSDLTKLDITAFDALVIPGGFGVAKNLSDWAVKGKEYTVQPQVEKLIKGFHGVGKPLAMCCISPVLAARALPGCEITVGQDSECERWPYAQTATTMTELGCKHVNKNVGEVHVDVKNKLVTTSAFMCNAPIHEVFDGVGVMVTELLKLA